From the genome of Streptomyces sp. NBC_01775, one region includes:
- a CDS encoding deazapurine DNA modification protein DpdA family protein codes for MRHLPPPRFYLGTHQPSWLPHVAHPLFVSYSRIRNRRRLDRIRALGPWALDSGAFSQLDRHGEWTIPAAEYAASITRYHHEIGGLEWAAPQDWPCEPPVTAKTGLTVEEHQRRTVDSVLQLRALVPAVRVIPVLQGWTLASYMRCAQMYADAGVDLAAEPLVGVGSMCRRQSSITATVMLDQLVNLNGPEAPPLRLHAFGFKLRGLTLATGTLTSADSMAWSYAGRNEPGCGPSHQSEANCLPYALRWGQDLIDQLADAHATRR; via the coding sequence GTGCGCCATCTCCCGCCCCCGCGCTTCTACCTGGGCACGCACCAGCCAAGCTGGCTCCCCCACGTCGCGCACCCGTTGTTCGTCTCCTACTCCCGCATCAGGAACCGGCGCCGCCTCGACCGCATCCGCGCACTCGGCCCGTGGGCTTTGGATTCCGGAGCCTTTTCGCAGCTCGACCGCCACGGCGAATGGACCATCCCGGCAGCCGAGTACGCAGCATCCATCACCAGGTACCACCACGAGATCGGCGGTCTGGAGTGGGCAGCGCCCCAGGACTGGCCCTGCGAACCACCGGTCACCGCAAAGACGGGACTGACGGTCGAGGAGCACCAGCGCCGCACCGTCGACTCCGTTCTGCAGCTGCGTGCGCTGGTACCGGCCGTGCGCGTCATCCCGGTCCTCCAGGGGTGGACTCTCGCTTCCTACATGCGGTGCGCCCAGATGTACGCCGACGCAGGGGTCGACCTGGCGGCCGAGCCCCTCGTGGGCGTCGGGAGCATGTGCCGGCGCCAAAGCTCCATCACCGCAACGGTCATGCTGGACCAGCTGGTCAACCTCAACGGGCCAGAGGCGCCCCCGCTGCGGCTGCACGCGTTCGGATTCAAGCTCCGCGGCCTGACCCTGGCCACCGGCACCCTCACTTCTGCGGACTCCATGGCCTGGAGCTACGCCGGTCGGAACGAGCCCGGATGCGGCCCGAGCCACCAGAGCGAGGCTAACTGCCTGCCCTACGCGCTGCGCTGGGGCCAGGACCTCATCGACCAGCTCGCGGACGCACACGCAACCCGCCGCTGA
- a CDS encoding ISL3 family transposase, producing MREVVLRLQELLLPAIADVAVLSVDVDIAIVRVDAQGTSPGAACPQCGISSARVHSSYLRFPADVPSGGRRVVLRLHVRRFRCLDRVCPRRTFVEQIPGLTRKHGQRTERLRSTLASVGLALAGRAGARLSAVLGISVSRSTVLRLVQALPEPDIPSPRVVGVDEYATRKGHAYGTVLVDVETRRPVDLLPDREASSVAGWLSARPGIEVVCRDRAPFFAEGARAGAPQAIQVADQWHLWSNLGDAAERAVARHRQCLRVLLPESVGKEDTDEPVLSGETPASPWKSERFANRIRARHVTVHAMLEAGHSRRSIGCQLHMTHRTVKSLADAARPEDLFTGQYRFNRATAVDEYKPYLDKRWDEGCTNAWTLWEEIILLGYNGSYGIVSAYIRKKRTSPRPVTAQPPTPRAVTRWILSRPEALTDTEHTRLKEVLADCPELEALTGHVRSFAEMLTERQGHRLPQWLDAVRSDNLPSLHTLAAGIDRDRDAVIAGLTLPWSSGAVEGHVNRIKMLKRQMFGRAGFQLLRKRVLFA from the coding sequence GTGAGAGAAGTTGTACTCCGGTTGCAGGAGCTGTTGTTACCGGCGATCGCGGACGTCGCGGTGCTGTCGGTAGACGTCGATATCGCGATAGTCCGTGTTGACGCGCAAGGCACTTCGCCGGGCGCCGCCTGCCCGCAGTGCGGCATCTCGTCGGCTCGGGTTCACAGCTCCTACCTGCGGTTTCCTGCCGATGTCCCGAGCGGTGGGCGAAGAGTCGTACTCCGCCTGCACGTCCGGCGCTTCCGGTGTCTGGACAGGGTGTGTCCGCGCCGGACCTTCGTCGAGCAGATACCCGGCCTGACCCGGAAGCACGGCCAGCGCACCGAGCGGCTGCGCTCCACGCTCGCTTCGGTAGGTCTCGCCCTGGCGGGCCGGGCCGGTGCCCGACTGTCCGCGGTTCTGGGCATCTCCGTCAGCCGAAGCACGGTCCTGCGCCTGGTCCAAGCCCTGCCAGAACCGGATATCCCGTCTCCTCGGGTGGTCGGCGTCGATGAGTACGCCACCCGCAAAGGCCATGCGTACGGCACCGTGCTGGTCGATGTCGAGACCCGGCGACCGGTGGACCTGCTGCCCGACCGGGAGGCGTCCAGCGTGGCCGGGTGGCTCTCCGCCCGTCCCGGGATCGAGGTCGTATGCCGCGACCGTGCGCCCTTCTTCGCGGAAGGCGCCAGGGCCGGGGCGCCACAAGCCATCCAGGTCGCTGACCAGTGGCACTTGTGGAGCAACCTCGGTGATGCTGCCGAGCGTGCTGTCGCCCGCCATCGCCAGTGTCTGCGCGTCCTCCTGCCCGAATCGGTCGGGAAGGAGGACACGGACGAGCCTGTGCTGTCAGGGGAGACTCCGGCCTCGCCGTGGAAGAGTGAGCGGTTCGCCAACCGCATCCGGGCTAGACACGTCACCGTCCACGCAATGCTCGAAGCTGGCCACAGCCGCCGTTCCATCGGTTGTCAGCTCCATATGACACACCGAACAGTCAAGAGCCTGGCTGACGCCGCCAGACCGGAAGACCTGTTCACTGGCCAGTACCGGTTCAATCGAGCCACGGCCGTTGACGAGTACAAGCCCTACCTCGACAAACGCTGGGATGAGGGATGCACGAACGCCTGGACGCTGTGGGAGGAGATCATCCTGCTCGGCTACAACGGCAGCTACGGCATCGTCAGCGCCTACATCAGGAAGAAGCGCACTTCACCCCGCCCTGTCACCGCCCAGCCGCCAACACCTCGCGCTGTCACCCGGTGGATTCTCAGCCGACCAGAGGCCCTCACCGACACCGAACACACCCGGCTGAAGGAAGTCCTGGCCGACTGCCCTGAACTCGAAGCCCTCACCGGCCACGTTCGGTCCTTCGCCGAGATGCTCACCGAGCGCCAAGGCCACCGTCTCCCGCAATGGCTCGACGCCGTCCGCAGCGACAACCTGCCCAGCCTTCACACCCTCGCGGCCGGCATTGACCGCGATCGCGACGCCGTCATCGCCGGACTCACCTTGCCCTGGAGCTCTGGCGCAGTCGAAGGCCATGTCAACCGGATCAAGATGCTCAAGCGTCAGATGTTCGGACGGGCAGGCTTCCAACTTCTTCGCAAACGCGTCCTATTTGCGTGA
- a CDS encoding IS481 family transposase produces the protein MIHRNAPLTPTGRLRLARCVVEDGWPVRRAAERFQVSHTTAARWAGRYRRHGETGMYDRSSRPARCPWQTPPHKEARVLRMRREHRIGPLRLAARTGVAASTAHRILQRHDSPALAVLDRATGEPVRRYERSRPGELIHVDVKKLGRIPDGGGHKVLGRAAGSPNKDRRHGMGYAYLHTALDDHSRLAYTEDLPDETAPTCADFLQRATAWFARQGVTVERVLTDNAWAYTKNTWRQTCHELGISPRWTRPWRPQTNGKVERFHRTLLDEWAYHQPYTSDAQRQAAFPDWLDWYNYHRPHTGISGHTPASRITNLPEQHT, from the coding sequence GTGATCCACCGTAACGCCCCGTTGACGCCGACCGGTCGGCTGCGTCTGGCCAGGTGTGTCGTCGAGGACGGCTGGCCGGTACGCAGGGCGGCCGAGCGCTTCCAGGTCAGCCACACCACCGCCGCCCGCTGGGCCGGCCGCTACCGCCGGCACGGCGAGACGGGCATGTACGACCGCTCCAGCCGCCCTGCCCGCTGCCCCTGGCAGACACCGCCTCATAAGGAGGCCCGCGTGCTTCGGATGCGGCGCGAGCACCGGATCGGCCCGCTGCGCCTGGCCGCACGGACCGGCGTCGCCGCCTCCACCGCCCACCGCATCCTCCAACGTCACGACTCGCCCGCCCTGGCCGTCCTCGACCGGGCCACCGGTGAACCCGTCCGCCGCTACGAGCGCTCCCGCCCCGGCGAGCTGATCCACGTCGACGTCAAGAAACTCGGCCGCATCCCCGACGGCGGCGGCCACAAAGTCCTCGGCCGGGCCGCGGGCAGCCCGAACAAGGACCGTCGCCACGGCATGGGATACGCCTACCTCCACACCGCGCTCGATGACCACTCCCGCCTGGCCTACACCGAAGACCTGCCCGACGAGACGGCCCCGACTTGCGCGGACTTCCTCCAACGGGCCACGGCATGGTTCGCCCGACAAGGCGTCACCGTCGAACGTGTCCTGACCGACAACGCCTGGGCCTACACCAAGAACACCTGGCGCCAGACCTGCCACGAGCTGGGCATCTCTCCCCGCTGGACGCGACCATGGCGCCCACAGACCAACGGCAAGGTCGAACGCTTCCACCGCACCCTGCTCGACGAATGGGCCTACCACCAGCCCTATACCTCAGACGCCCAGCGACAGGCAGCCTTCCCCGACTGGCTGGACTGGTACAACTACCACCGACCCCACACCGGAATCAGCGGCCACACCCCAGCCAGCCGCATCACCAACCTCCCCGAACAACACACCTAG
- a CDS encoding conjugal transfer protein yields the protein MPTPFRRRERDPGSAEPPAQSVRPVRYRSVMLSQLAVYAALAAGPVALLVSCAADSAPVRSAPKAAAQSTVRSAPDPGGYAALFVDCWLRSAGQEGDRSRALESMAPGVRMPEWGDEAPRVERVGAVRSQPVGAGGWSVTVAVQTSSPEPRYFSVPVRSQQAGGGARFTVSAAPAEVSAPKAAKQAPDPYSKSVNASSPLAGTVEDFLSSYVGGSGGAERYLAPGVSLPAVAPSPYEEVRVESVTAASGDGEGRVGKDGERVRVRAMVTARDADGGTWPLAYALRLVARDGRWEVGALESGLEHSSGKGAQAAAQSSGVVRKAAAVTSPGAMRTGW from the coding sequence ATGCCCACTCCCTTCCGGCGCCGGGAGCGCGATCCGGGGTCCGCTGAACCACCCGCGCAGTCCGTGCGGCCGGTGCGCTACCGCTCGGTGATGCTGTCTCAGTTGGCGGTGTATGCCGCGCTGGCCGCCGGCCCCGTCGCGCTGCTGGTGTCTTGCGCAGCCGACTCGGCCCCGGTGCGCAGCGCGCCGAAGGCCGCTGCGCAAAGCACGGTGCGCAGCGCGCCGGATCCGGGCGGCTACGCGGCGCTTTTCGTCGATTGCTGGTTGCGCAGTGCAGGTCAGGAGGGGGATCGCAGCCGAGCGCTGGAGTCGATGGCGCCCGGGGTGCGGATGCCGGAATGGGGCGACGAGGCCCCCCGGGTGGAGCGGGTCGGCGCGGTGCGCAGTCAGCCGGTGGGCGCGGGTGGGTGGTCGGTGACGGTCGCCGTGCAGACCTCTTCCCCGGAGCCGCGGTACTTCTCGGTGCCGGTGCGCAGTCAGCAGGCGGGCGGAGGTGCGCGGTTCACCGTATCGGCGGCCCCGGCGGAAGTGTCCGCCCCGAAGGCCGCGAAGCAGGCGCCGGACCCCTACAGCAAGAGCGTCAATGCCTCTTCTCCTCTGGCGGGCACGGTCGAGGACTTCCTGTCCTCTTACGTGGGCGGGTCCGGAGGCGCGGAGCGGTATCTGGCGCCGGGGGTGTCGCTGCCCGCGGTCGCCCCGTCCCCGTATGAGGAGGTGCGGGTGGAGTCGGTCACCGCCGCCTCGGGTGACGGTGAGGGCCGGGTCGGCAAGGACGGGGAGCGCGTCCGGGTGCGCGCCATGGTGACGGCGCGGGATGCGGACGGCGGGACGTGGCCGCTGGCGTACGCGCTGCGGCTGGTGGCGCGGGACGGCCGGTGGGAGGTCGGCGCGCTGGAGAGCGGGCTGGAGCATTCCTCCGGCAAGGGTGCGCAGGCCGCTGCGCAGTCTTCGGGTGTGGTGCGCAAAGCCGCCGCGGTCACGTCCCCCGGTGCGATGCGGACGGGGTGGTGA
- a CDS encoding replication-relaxation family protein: MPVASTSPRPRTSGTPMREQLLAFLCQHRAADTAQLHRMLYLRPRPRTDHMRRCLRQLQEQGLVEAAVRAHHPSVWALSDAGRALTSGWTHLSAQPPRRGSGLASQRTVHTLTVTRTCLAFLDDARGRGDEFTPLDWRPETAHPLRDGAAGGERTLIADALMRYTRTGQARGLLRAFVEVDRATESPERLAAKAISYARFYHSRPAPRRGAQPSGMSWQQTYPRFPRVLFVLSNAGARAQAQRIADLQAMVRQHPLVASLAAEVALGVGVLEDLEELGASAPVWTPLTGSGERRNWMDL, translated from the coding sequence ATGCCCGTTGCTTCCACTTCCCCGCGCCCGCGCACGTCGGGCACGCCGATGCGCGAGCAGCTTCTCGCCTTCCTCTGCCAGCACCGTGCCGCCGACACGGCGCAGCTGCACCGCATGCTCTACCTCCGGCCCCGGCCCCGGACGGACCACATGCGGCGCTGTCTGCGCCAGCTCCAGGAGCAGGGGCTGGTGGAGGCGGCCGTCCGTGCCCATCACCCGTCGGTGTGGGCACTCTCCGACGCCGGCCGCGCCCTGACCTCCGGCTGGACACATCTGTCCGCGCAACCGCCGCGCCGCGGATCAGGGCTGGCCAGCCAGCGCACCGTGCACACCCTGACCGTCACCCGCACCTGCCTGGCCTTCCTGGACGACGCGCGCGGACGCGGAGACGAGTTCACACCGCTGGACTGGCGGCCGGAGACGGCGCACCCGCTGCGTGACGGCGCCGCAGGCGGCGAGCGGACGCTGATCGCGGACGCGCTGATGCGCTACACCCGTACCGGCCAGGCCCGGGGACTGCTGCGGGCCTTCGTTGAGGTCGACCGGGCGACCGAATCACCGGAACGGCTGGCCGCGAAGGCCATCAGCTATGCGCGGTTCTACCACTCCCGGCCCGCCCCCCGCCGCGGTGCGCAGCCTTCGGGGATGTCGTGGCAGCAGACCTATCCCCGCTTCCCCCGTGTGCTGTTCGTGCTCAGCAACGCCGGTGCGCGCGCCCAGGCCCAGCGCATCGCGGATCTTCAGGCGATGGTGCGCCAGCACCCGCTTGTCGCGTCCCTGGCCGCAGAGGTCGCGCTCGGCGTGGGTGTGCTGGAGGACCTGGAGGAGCTGGGCGCGTCCGCGCCGGTGTGGACGCCGCTGACCGGATCCGGTGAGCGGCGGAACTGGATGGACCTGTGA
- a CDS encoding IS5 family transposase (programmed frameshift): MGRGTWSWIVPDGLWEVAKPLIPASRVRPQGGGTQDTPDETVFAAIVYVLVSGCAWRSLPPCFGISKSTAHRRFVIWSRAGVWGRLHETVLHRLDDAGLIDVTRVVLDSAHVRAKKGGEHTGPSPVDRGKPGSKMHVLSDANGLPLLVGVSAANVHDSEGLKPMVAGHQTRHDPDRGRYFKPQRLHADKAYDRPDLRRWLRGKRIGVRIARKGIESSERLGRRGWVIERAMSWLTGYRRLNHRYECDPGNYLAFLGLAAALCCYKRLIRLTT; this comes from the exons ATGGGGCGGGGAACGTGGAGTTGGATTGTTCCGGACGGGTTGTGGGAGGTCGCGAAGCCGCTGATCCCGGCGTCGAGAGTCCGGCCGCAGGGTGGCGGGACGCAGGACACGCCTGATGAGACGGTGTTCGCGGCGATCGTCTATGTACTGGTCAGTGGCTGTGCCTGGCGGTCGTTGCCGCCGTGCTTCGGGATATCGAAGTCGACGGCCCATCGTCGGTTCGTGATCTGGTCGAGAGCGGGCGTCTGGGGCCGGCTACATGAGACTGTGCTGCACCGGCTCGATGACGCCGGCCTCATCGACGTCACCCGTGTCGTTCTCGACTCCGCCCACGTGAGGGCGA AAAAAGGGGGCGAACACACAGGCCCGTCGCCTGTGGACCGGGGCAAGCCGGGTTCGAAGATGCACGTTCTGTCGGACGCGAACGGACTGCCCCTCCTCGTCGGCGTCTCCGCCGCCAACGTCCACGACAGCGAAGGGCTGAAGCCGATGGTGGCCGGTCACCAAACGAGACACGACCCTGATCGAGGCCGGTACTTCAAACCTCAGCGGCTGCACGCCGACAAAGCCTACGACCGGCCAGACCTGCGCAGATGGCTGCGCGGCAAGCGCATCGGCGTCCGCATCGCCCGCAAAGGCATCGAGTCCAGCGAGCGGTTAGGGCGCCGCGGATGGGTCATTGAACGCGCCATGTCATGGCTGACCGGCTACCGACGCCTCAACCACCGCTACGAATGCGACCCGGGCAACTACCTGGCCTTCCTCGGCCTCGCAGCCGCCCTGTGCTGCTACAAACGACTCATCCGCCTCACCACATAG
- a CDS encoding DUF6233 domain-containing protein, translating to MRTRGVRNEAPQWYVHRKDCWQARGDWKRRLVTAAKAPALLADMSAARVCDVCRPDRKPRTWSASAEYEDRRDG from the coding sequence GTGCGTACTCGGGGTGTGCGGAATGAGGCGCCGCAGTGGTACGTGCACCGGAAGGACTGCTGGCAGGCCCGGGGCGACTGGAAGAGGCGGCTGGTGACGGCGGCGAAGGCGCCGGCCCTGCTGGCGGACATGAGCGCGGCCCGGGTGTGCGACGTATGCCGCCCCGACCGGAAGCCGCGGACCTGGTCGGCCTCCGCCGAGTATGAAGACCGCCGGGATGGATAG
- a CDS encoding Mom family adenine methylcarbamoylation protein — MSSAHQLPLGDPAEFCQRWRYRRHSWLRRREGGFDQSSYQARMLDHDVARRFVAEHHYSRSWPAVRLAVGLYATDPRAGREGLVGVLALGVPMHPAVLTGPFPNLVPYRESLELSRLVLLDQVPANGESWFVAHAFRLAAQRGIRGIVAHSDPQPRVRQTPNGPEDLHPGHVGTTYQASSMDYLGRTRRRRLTVLPDATVLPDRAQSKIRADEAGHLGAERRLVAFGARPRRTDEDGARWLAEALEQVGATVLDHHGNHRYARYIGPTRRHGRSHSIAVTAYPFPKKNEPGGSR; from the coding sequence ATGTCTTCCGCCCATCAGCTTCCCCTTGGTGATCCTGCGGAGTTCTGCCAGCGCTGGCGGTACCGACGCCACAGCTGGCTGCGCAGGCGCGAGGGCGGCTTCGACCAGTCCAGCTATCAGGCCAGGATGCTGGATCACGACGTCGCACGGCGCTTCGTGGCCGAGCACCACTACAGCCGCTCCTGGCCCGCCGTACGGCTGGCCGTCGGCCTGTACGCCACCGACCCGCGGGCCGGGCGTGAGGGCCTGGTCGGCGTGCTCGCCCTTGGCGTCCCCATGCACCCGGCGGTCCTCACCGGCCCGTTCCCGAATCTCGTCCCGTACCGGGAGAGCCTGGAGCTGTCCCGGCTGGTGCTCCTGGACCAGGTGCCCGCAAACGGCGAGAGCTGGTTCGTCGCCCACGCCTTCCGCCTGGCCGCGCAGCGGGGAATCCGGGGCATTGTGGCGCACTCCGATCCTCAGCCCCGCGTCCGGCAGACCCCCAACGGGCCTGAAGATCTCCACCCTGGGCACGTGGGCACGACGTACCAAGCCAGCTCCATGGACTATCTCGGCCGCACCCGCAGGCGCCGCCTGACAGTGCTCCCGGACGCCACCGTTCTCCCGGACCGGGCACAGTCGAAGATCCGCGCCGACGAAGCCGGACACCTCGGAGCGGAGCGCAGACTGGTCGCATTCGGCGCCCGGCCCCGCCGCACGGACGAGGACGGGGCCCGCTGGCTGGCCGAGGCGCTCGAACAGGTCGGCGCGACGGTACTGGACCACCACGGCAACCACCGCTACGCCCGGTATATCGGGCCGACGCGAAGGCACGGCCGCAGCCACTCCATCGCTGTCACCGCCTATCCCTTCCCGAAAAAAAACGAGCCCGGGGGTTCGCGGTGA
- a CDS encoding ATP-binding protein: MRVAIRHLVDHLMWSAAGPVWAVWRLEPQGARYMGRQQRDELLNRLTTLVRSLPRTARLYSLCAQLDAGEVVGRMLEGVDLEERPHWADIASAQLDLLDGLEMHQRTWWLTVPLDQPGRRADISAALGGVWADISALLGLRPAPVPEEEVDSFRSRAAQIEAEIASTVPMRPARPAEIIWMHQHAVHRGLEEPLLVEASASEAGGGRVLGSVLRTPSYQDLGQVRVLEGGGRDQDGDKQQPARGKKRRRATPSPVRRTWLQVESAAGTGYQAHLPLTEMPRAVAAENADLLARLEELPFPVDFVCDLKMISTEEVKEQVKRKKRELADQADQYAAHTATGLPEEMHDAADDLGELDSRASQSTVEVEVQAVTVLTVWGPDPQVCDKRAGMLSKRVRGANYRLARPAGEQEELLALSLPGTPTPPKTTQYVQNQLGEDWVLGGALVGGGFGDARGQMIGVSQDAGTVRPVLLDVALSVLENFSASLGVAGDLGAGKSVLLKLITAGLVDRGSRAIVIDRTPVREWAHFARTAAPGRSQVVDAGQARMSLDPLRVFPPATAAHYALSYLTLQLGIGPLTAQGAVLKSAINMAQASAAPSMAAVIAALEDMADEGATRGQEAAMLRDLLTMVSEEPLAAAVFDPELPPISLNADMGADWVVITTAGLTLPPREAVSNPELMRSQPTEALIGRAVLYLLAALARQVAFEDPERFCLITLDECYWLTSSAEGLALVHEVVHDGRKHGAGMALGGHNVEELGSDGIRGLLAHRFLARTADERLAARGLEFLGLPGDNETLLRTVTSDLSPAGDARRAGEMLVRDPRMRVGRMQVVVPPEPRIERGIFTTPGDLSAGPRPRTDNKEPVTAQQARGLLADTEQDPEPAGEWR, from the coding sequence ATGCGGGTCGCGATCCGTCATCTGGTCGACCACCTGATGTGGTCCGCCGCTGGGCCGGTATGGGCGGTATGGCGCCTGGAGCCGCAAGGCGCCCGCTACATGGGGCGCCAGCAGCGGGACGAACTGCTCAACCGGCTCACCACCTTGGTGCGCTCGCTGCCGCGCACCGCACGCCTGTACAGCCTGTGCGCCCAGCTGGATGCGGGCGAGGTCGTCGGACGGATGTTGGAAGGCGTCGACTTGGAGGAGCGCCCTCATTGGGCGGACATCGCCAGCGCGCAGCTGGATCTGCTCGACGGCCTGGAGATGCACCAGCGCACCTGGTGGCTGACGGTTCCTTTGGACCAGCCGGGGCGCCGCGCGGACATCTCGGCCGCGCTGGGCGGGGTGTGGGCGGACATCTCGGCGCTGTTGGGCCTGCGTCCCGCTCCGGTGCCGGAAGAGGAGGTGGACTCCTTCCGTAGCCGGGCGGCGCAGATCGAGGCGGAGATCGCCTCCACGGTCCCGATGCGTCCGGCCCGCCCCGCCGAGATCATCTGGATGCACCAGCACGCCGTGCACCGCGGGCTGGAGGAGCCGCTGCTGGTGGAGGCGTCCGCGAGCGAGGCCGGGGGCGGCCGGGTGCTGGGCTCGGTGCTGCGCACCCCCAGCTACCAGGACCTGGGACAGGTCCGCGTCCTGGAGGGCGGCGGCCGGGACCAGGACGGCGACAAGCAGCAGCCGGCGCGCGGCAAGAAGCGGCGCAGGGCGACGCCGTCGCCGGTGCGGCGCACCTGGCTTCAGGTCGAGTCGGCGGCGGGCACCGGCTACCAGGCGCACCTTCCGCTGACCGAGATGCCGCGCGCGGTCGCAGCCGAGAATGCGGATCTGCTGGCCCGTCTGGAAGAGCTGCCCTTCCCCGTGGACTTCGTGTGCGACCTGAAGATGATCAGCACCGAGGAAGTCAAGGAGCAGGTCAAGCGGAAGAAGCGCGAGCTGGCCGACCAGGCGGACCAGTACGCGGCGCACACGGCGACCGGCTTGCCCGAGGAGATGCACGACGCGGCCGATGACTTGGGGGAACTGGACTCCCGGGCCTCTCAGTCGACCGTCGAGGTGGAGGTCCAGGCCGTCACGGTGCTGACGGTGTGGGGCCCGGATCCGCAGGTGTGCGACAAGCGGGCCGGGATGCTCAGCAAGCGCGTACGGGGCGCCAACTACCGCCTGGCCCGTCCCGCCGGGGAGCAGGAGGAACTGCTGGCCTTGTCTCTGCCCGGCACGCCCACCCCGCCCAAGACGACGCAGTACGTGCAAAACCAGCTCGGCGAGGACTGGGTATTGGGCGGCGCGCTGGTCGGAGGCGGCTTCGGAGACGCCCGCGGCCAGATGATCGGTGTCAGCCAGGATGCCGGGACGGTGCGGCCGGTGCTGCTGGACGTCGCGCTGAGCGTGCTGGAGAACTTCAGCGCCTCCCTCGGCGTCGCCGGCGACCTGGGGGCGGGCAAGTCCGTGCTCCTCAAGCTGATCACCGCCGGGCTGGTGGACCGCGGCAGCCGGGCGATCGTCATCGACCGCACCCCGGTGCGCGAGTGGGCGCACTTCGCCAGGACCGCGGCGCCGGGCCGCTCTCAGGTGGTCGACGCCGGCCAGGCGCGAATGTCGCTGGATCCGCTGCGGGTCTTCCCCCCGGCCACCGCCGCCCACTACGCCCTGTCGTATCTGACGCTTCAGCTGGGCATCGGGCCGCTGACCGCGCAGGGCGCCGTCCTCAAGAGCGCGATCAACATGGCGCAGGCATCGGCGGCGCCGTCGATGGCGGCCGTCATCGCCGCGCTGGAGGACATGGCCGACGAGGGCGCCACCCGTGGCCAAGAGGCCGCGATGCTCCGCGATCTGCTGACCATGGTCTCCGAAGAGCCGCTGGCCGCCGCGGTCTTCGACCCTGAGCTGCCGCCGATCTCGCTGAACGCGGACATGGGCGCCGACTGGGTCGTCATCACCACCGCAGGTCTCACGCTGCCGCCCCGCGAAGCGGTGTCCAACCCGGAGCTGATGCGCAGCCAGCCGACCGAGGCTCTGATCGGCCGGGCGGTGCTGTATCTGCTGGCGGCGCTCGCGCGGCAGGTGGCCTTCGAGGACCCCGAACGGTTCTGCCTGATCACTTTGGACGAGTGCTACTGGCTCACCTCCAGCGCCGAGGGCCTGGCGCTGGTGCACGAGGTGGTGCACGACGGGCGCAAGCACGGCGCCGGAATGGCCCTGGGCGGGCACAACGTGGAAGAGCTGGGCAGTGACGGGATCCGGGGCCTGCTGGCCCACCGCTTCCTTGCCCGCACCGCGGATGAGCGTCTTGCCGCGCGGGGGCTGGAGTTCCTCGGGCTGCCGGGGGACAACGAGACGCTGCTGCGGACGGTGACGAGCGACCTGTCGCCGGCCGGTGATGCCCGCCGGGCCGGGGAGATGCTGGTGCGCGATCCGCGGATGCGGGTGGGCCGCATGCAGGTGGTCGTACCGCCCGAGCCCCGTATCGAACGCGGCATCTTCACCACCCCCGGCGACCTCTCGGCCGGGCCCCGGCCCCGCACGGACAACAAAGAGCCGGTCACCGCCCAGCAGGCCCGCGGGCTGCTGGCCGACACCGAACAAGATCCCGAGCCCGCCGGGGAGTGGCGCTGA